The Thalassotalea sediminis genome includes the window ACTAAGGTAATATTTCTAAAGTCAGCTTTACGGCCATTATTGTCTGTTAACGTACCATGATCCATTACCTGCAATAATATATTGTAAACATCAGGGTGAGCTTTTTCTATTTCATCAAGTAAAACGACAGCATGAGGATGTTTAATAACCGCATCTGTTAATAACCCACCTTGTTCATAACCAACATACCCCGGTGGCGCCCCAATTAACCTACTTACGGCGTGTTTTTCCATGTATTCAGACATATCATAACGTAATAGTTCTACACCTAGTATTTTTGAAAGTTGCTGAGTGACTTCTGTTTTACCAACACCAGTTGGTCCTGCAAATAGGAAAGAGCCTATTGGCTTATTCTCTTGACCTAGTCCTGCACGAGACAGGCGAATAACAGATGTGAGTTCATCAATTGCATGATCTTGACCAAACACGACCAGTTTTAAATTTCTATCTAACGTATGAAGGCTGTCCTTTTCAGATGACGATACTGATTTTTCAGGTATTCGCGCAATTTTTGCAACAATGGTTTCAATATCGCCATCATTAATGACTTTCTTACGCTTAGAGCTTGCTAGAAGCTGTTGCTTAGCTCCTGCTTCATCAATAACATCAATGGCCTTGTCCGGTAAAAAGCGTTCGTTTATATATTTTGCTGACAGCTGGGCAGCGGCCCGTAACGCTTTGTTCGTGTACCGAATACCATGGTGAGACTCGTATTTTTCTTTCAAGCCTTGTAAAATTTTTGTTGTATCGTCAACGCTAGGCTCAACAATATCTATTTTTTGAAATCTACGTGCAAGCGCACGATCTTTTTCAAATATACTTTGATATTCTTGATAAGTCGTCGAACCTAAGCAACGTAGTTTACCTGAAGAAAGTAGCGGCTTAATTAAATTGGAAGCGTCCATCATACCGCCCGATGCAGCACCGGCACCAATAATCGTATGAATTTCATCAACAAATAAAATTGCATTACCTTCTTTTTCCAATTCTTTTAACAGTGCTTTAAATCGTTTTTCAAAATCACCTCGGTACTTAGTACCCGCTAATAAAGCACCAAGATCCAAAGAATAGATCGTCGTATCAGCTAAAAATTCAGGCACTTTTTCTGAGACAATAAGGTTAGCAAGCCCTTCTGCTATTGCTGTTTTACCAACGCCTGCTTCTCCAACAAATAAAGGGTTATTTTTACGGCGACGCCCAAGTACCTGTAATGTTCTTTCTAATTCACTTGCCCTGCCTATAAGCGGATCAATTCTGCCGCTTTTAGCTTGCTCATTTAAGTTAGTGGCAAAGTTCTCTACCGTTCTTGGCTCTTCTTCTTGTTGTCCAAGCTCTTCATGAGGTTTAGTGCTTTGTTGACCATCGACCTTGGCAATACCATGTGAAATATAGTTAACGATATCTAAACGATTAATGTCTGATTTTTTAAGAAAATAAGCAGCTTGCGATTCTTGTTCACTAAAAATAGCAACCAAAACGTTAGAACCATTAACTTCACTTTTTCCTGAAGATTGCACGTGAAATACAGCGCGTTGTAAAACACGTTGAAACCCTAAAGTAGGTTGTGTTTCTCTCTCCTCTTCCCCTTCAGGAATTACAGGCGTTGTCTCTGATATAAAATCGAGTAATTCTTGTCTAAGTTTCGTCATATCTGCACCGCAAGCCTTCAATGCTTGTAATGATGACGGATTATCCAACAGCGCCAACAGCAAGTGTTCTACCGTCATAAACTCATGACGAGATTCCTTCGCTTGACGGAAGGCCATATTTAACGAAATTTCTAAATCTTTATTTAACATCGGCTACTCCACTTCAACACTACGCAAAATCACGCTTTTTCCATAGTACACATCAATGGATGTTGATTTTCCATTGCATAATCGCATACTAAACTGACTTTGGTTTCTGCTACATCTGCAGTAAATGTGCCACAACGACCCTTTCCTTTGTAATGAACTTCAAGCATAACATCGGTTGCTTTCTCTTCGTTCATGCCAAAAAACTTTCTTAAAACGTCGATAACAAAATCCATCGGCGTGTAATCATCATTTAATAGCACCACGGTATACATAGGTGGTTTTTGGTACTGTTCTACAACCTCGTCTTCTAACAACTCTTGGTTGTCGAATATTTCTTTCCAATTACTCATACTTTTATATTAGTCTGTGGTAGAAAAATTTGCTTTAACATTTTTGTTAAAAATTAAAAATAAAACGTTAATTAGTTGTGAAATATACTTGACTAATTTATTTTATTATCTACGATTTAATTAGTGACTAAATTTTAGTCACTAATTAGTGTTTTAGTGTTTCTGGGGAAGCATACCTAATTACCGATGAATTTAGAAGGAAGTAGATGTATGGCTCACGGTAAAGTTAAGTGGTTTAATAACGCAAAAGGTTTCGGTTTTATTCGCCCTGATGATGGTGGCGAAGACATTTTTGCACACTATTCCACAATTGAAATGGACGGCTATCGTACATTAAAAGCAGGTCAAGATGTTGATTACGAACTAAATGCAGGGCCTAAGGGTCATCATGCATCGGTAATCAAGCCATCTGATTTAGATGATATTAGCGAATAGTAATATCTGTAATAAAAAAACACAGCAATTGCTGTGTTTTTTTATGGCCAATTTATTCGCCACTAGTTCATATGTTCTAAAATACAATCACCAAAACCCGAACTCGTTAAAATAGTGCTGTCAGCGATCTTATTAGCAAGGTCATAGGTGACGGTTTTCGCACTTATGGCTCCCCTCATGCCAGTAACAATATAATTTGCTGCTTCATGCCATCCAATATGCCTTAACATTAACACCGAGGCTAATAGTAATGAACTAGGGTTGACCTTATTCAATCCAGCATATTTTTGTGCCGTTCCGTGTGTTGCTTCAAAAATAGCACTTTCTTTACTCAAGTAACATGCAGGCGTAATACCTATAGTATTACTTATCGTTGACAGTAAACTTCGTAGACTTGAACCATAAGCAAATGGTGCAACTAACACCTGATACTCAGCAGGATTAGAAATAAGTTGTTGTATTAATGATTCAATACTTAAATCTTTAATCGTAATTTCTTTGCCGGTTATAGGGTTTTTAATATTTACCCATGGACCACCGTTTATCTCTCGTCCGTCAAATGAAGCCTTCGTTAGGTGATAGCCCCATTTACAGATAGCGTCGCTAAACTGTGCTGTATCTCCACCATCATGTACAATTGCAACGCTGGTTTTATCTTGGGTAATTGCATGCTCTATCGCACGAGTTAATAATTGCTCTACATCCAACTTATTAATAGAAATAGTGCTTGCATAGGTTTCTTCTTCATTTTCAATCGTCATATTCTTTGTAGACACCACCGAAGGTTCTGACTGAAAAATTGCGATATCAATGAGTTGCTGATGATTAATACACTTGGGTAAACCATCAAAACACTGGAATGTATTTAGGCAATGTTTAACATCAAGCTGTTCTCGTAGTTGAATACTTAAAGATTGCAGCCCACTTCCAATAGGCGCATCTAAAGGTCCTTTAATACCAACTTTATATCGTTTAAAAGCTGTTACGGTTTCTTCAGGTAGCCAAATATCATCGTTGTAGTGCTCTATAGCGGCTGCACCTGCATATGTTTCTAGCCATGCAATCTTTTTGTCTCCGCCATAAGCTTTCATAACAGCAGCATCAACGACCTTTAGCATTACTGGTGTAATATCTACACCGATACCATCACCAACAATATATGGAATGATCGGGAAGTTAGGCACTACGAGTGCTCCTTGACTATTTATAGAAATTTCTTGCCCTTGTACAGGGGGTATTATTGCTGTTGTCATTTCACTTTCCTCGTCGCTAAATATGCTAAGTGGTATGACCTTTAAGCTAAACGAGTTAACGTTTTTTCTCTAATATAGAATCAGTGATGTTCAATATAACGTAAGTAAATAATGGGTTAATTTTAATTGATAAACGATATGAAAATGTATTAGTTGAGACCCTTACACACTAAAAATGATACTGAAACGATAAACTAAATGAGCGACCAAAAATTGGTCGCGCGTAATAATAAGTAGACGATGTTAATTCATGGTTAGTACGAGGATTGCCTTCAGTTAAACCATAAGAATTGAATATATTGTTACCCACTAAATTAACGGCGAACTGCGGAGAAATCTGCCATTTAATATTCATATCAACATATTGAAACTTTGGCAATTTACGTTTATTTGCGATATCTGAATAACGATCGCCTATATAATGATAACGAATTGCCATGTTGATATTTTCAATATCAAATACAGTCTCCAACCTAAGTTGTAGTTCAGGTGTTCTAGTTATCTGATTATGATTATAAATACTTTCTTCAAAGCGTTGTGAAATATTACTAAAACGAGCTCGTTGCCAAACACTAGTGCCCTTAACTGTAAGAATTTTGTTTAATTGGTGGAAAAATTCTAGTTCGACGCCTATTGTTTCCGTATTCATAAACACTGTTTCAGACGCAGACTTTCCTCGATAGACATTGACCAATAAGGGATCAAACTTTGTTTTAAACAATATTGCGGTGATAAGTGAATTATTTTGATCATATCTAAACCCTAACTCACTGAAAGTAAGCCTTACTGGCTGTTCAAATGAAAGTGTATCAGGCACATTATCGACATAGTCTGACCAACCTATAGCGTTTCCAAAACTTGTCACTCTTGGCATTTCGAACGCATCAGCAGTATTCGCAAATAAAGCAATATGTTCATTTGGCGTATAATTCACACCAATATTCCAAGCCGACTCCTTGAATTTTTTCTTCCGTGAAAACTGATAATTAGAAATATACCTGATCGGTAAAGAGTGTTCTTCAAAATAGAGTTTGTCAGTACTTGCGGTTGACTCTAATAATAAATTTTCTAGTCGTATGCCAACATCAAACGTCAACATATCTAAAACGTTAGCGCTAAGCTGCCCATATAGAGAATGCGATTCTACGAAACCTTTTCCATCAATGTAAGCAGGACCTAATGATGAAAGTTGGCCTTCTTCTGTCATTTTAGCTACCTCATCGCCCACTTTATTTAGCCCGATAATATCGAATCTTTGAGGTTGGTGTTTCACATCAATTAAGTATTGTCCAAGCCACTTATCAAAAGGTAATGATGTATATTTACTACGTGCAAAATAATGCCCTAAACTACCGCTTAACACGTCATAATCAAAGGACATATTACCATTACTGAACCACTGATATTGTTGATAATTTGAATATAATGGGTAGGCAATTGAAAAAAGTTTTGTACTATCGCTTTGAACTTGAAAGTTATCATTGACGCTTTTTAAAATTGCTTCAGTAGCGCCAACCGCTTTGTTTTGATTAAGGAAACCTAGAACCTCTGGTGATGATAGGTACTCATTTGCAGTGAAAATAGTATTGTTATCCAAGTTGATCATTGCAAGCATGTCATTTTGCATATCCGAATAACGTACTTTATAAGAAAACCGCCAATTTTCATTTACGTCGTGATGACCAAATATGCCTAATGACGTCATGTTAGTTTGTTGTCCATCTCGAATATCATAGTCTTCAATGACATTTGACTGTTCAATAGGTGGCGTAAAAGTCAACTTAGAAAAATATCGGCTTAACATAGTACCATGCGTAGCAGATAGGTGTTTGACGGCTTTAGGTGATTTTTCGCCAGTAAAAACGATTGGAGAATAAAAAGTAGTTTTATCATTTAGCACTTTTGCAATGACACTAATGCTAGTATCTTTTTTTTGATAGTTACTGACAATTTTCAATTGACCGCCATTGTCAGCAGTAAAACCTGGTTCTCGTATACCATCGCTTTTACGGTAAAAGCCTCCAAATGCTATGTGCCAACTATCGCTGATTTTTTCTACGATTCTTAGATCTACACGTGTTGACTTGTGATCAACCCCTTGTTTCAACACTATTTCATTGTCCTGAGAAGTCGTTCCATCTTCTGAAATAAAGTTCACTACGGCTGCAGGCCCATTTACACTAAGAATACCACTGTTACCGCCTCGAATAGTTTCAACGGAGCTTGTCATAATATCTTGACGTTGAAAAAAATCGACCCATATCCCATCGTAGCTAATAGGTAAACCATCCTCCATAACGCTTATAAATCTATAGCCTTCGCCTCCTCTAAGGCCCCTAGGGGCAACATTATTATTTGCTTCACCTCCAGAGTCTTCTACCCAAAAGCCAGGCACATGCTTCAACATATCAGCACTATTGGGTTGCCCTTGATCAATGAAGGTCGATTTATTATAAGCAGTTACAGCACTTGAGCTTCTCAAAATAGACTTGGCTTTATGTGTAAACCCTGTAACGAGTATCCGTTCATAACTTTCTTTGTTTATAGCTTGTGATTGCTTAGATGTTTTCGCTTGCACATAAACAAGTAAACTACCGTTTTTTGATAAACGATATTGAAAGTGAGTATCTTTAAACAGTTTATCCAAAACCTCTGTCAGACTGCATAAACAAGTCAAGGTAACATATTGTTGAGAATACTCCCCAGATTGCATTATTAATTGAGTATTATTTAACTTTGCAATTTCAATTAATGCCTGTTCGATACTTTCGTCAATAAATTGATAATTGTGTAGCGAAGTAACTGACATACTTCTAACATTAAATGATTGCATAAGTAATACGATCAAAAAGAGCCAGTATATTGGATATCTGGCTTGGTAGTGTATTGTTTGAATATTGTCCTTCAGAGTTTTCATTTTTATTATTAGGACATTAAGGTCATTCCCTCTTTGTCATCACCTTAGTATCGCCATATTGTTGAATATCTAATGGAAAAATATCTGGAAGATCTGCGAACCATTCTTCAATCCTTTCAAGCTTAATATTGCCTGTAAACCGCATGTCTGCCACACTTTTGTCTTGAATGTAAATATGTAAGGGTACATAACGGCTTATATCGTACACAACAGAGGACAGTGCCACATTTACATAGCTTAAACGGCCTTTTTGCCACCCCATTTGTGTACTATTGGTATGTCGACTTACATCGGACATACTGCCATTTTGATTAACAGAAATACCCTGTCCTGCTGTTAAAATTTTCTTCGATAAATTACTGTTTGCAATAGATGCAACTTTAACAGTGCCTTCTAAAACTTGTACGTGCATGTCACCTTGCGATTCTTTAACATTAAATGCGGTTCCTAAAGCTTGCGCAATTCGACCTTTGTAGGTAACAACAAAAGGTTTTATTTTATTTTTACTGACAGTAAAAAGCGCTTCGCCTTTAAGTAACTCAATGCTTCTTTTTGTCTCGGTATAATTTACCGAAATAGCGCTTCCTGACGCTATTGCAATAGTAGAGTCATCGCTTAATCTCACTATTCTCGACTCACCTATTGGAGTCGTATAATATTCAGGTTTATTAACAGTAGTTACTTTTTGTGTAAGTTCACCTTTTTGTAGAACTGGGGATAGTTCTATGAATGTAAAAGCCACAATTAATAACACGCAACTGGCAAAAGCAACTGGCCAACTAAAACGCGAATATAACCTTTGAATTATCGGCGTTTTATCTGTTAAAGCTTCTATTCGTTCGTGAGGTTGCAATAGATCACTTTCCGTTAAAAGAGCAGCCTCAGACCAAGCTAGTTTCATATCATGGTAAATGTTTTTGTGGCGCTCATCTTGATCTAACCAACACTTCAGCGCTTCGGTATTTTCTTTTGTAGGCGATTCTTCAAGCAATAATAGCCACTTAGCAGCAGCTTCTTCAACATGTAGTTGTTGCGCTTTATCGGTCGTTACATTGTTCATTTGTTTTCTCATGTTTGATCGGTTCTACGAGTTCACTGCTATATGTTGGTAACAACTTCTCACTGCCTGTAAGACATACTTACGTACCATACTCTCAGATATTTGCATTATTTCAGCAATTTCTCGATATTCCATACCCTTAATTTTATATAATACAAATGCTTGTCTACATTTTAACGGTAATTTACGAAGTGACTCTTTTACCAAGGTTAGCGCATGTTGGTGTTCTATTGACCTTTCAGGTGATGTGTAATGAATACCCTGTGAAATCTGATTGTTGTCTGCTTCGACAGGATTTCTGGTTTGCCTTCTAAGCTTGTCGATAGACAAATTAGTCGCTATTTTATATAAGTACGCTTGTATATAATTACTAATTCCGTTGCTTTCTAGACCCAGTAATTTAACAAATGCTTCCTGTGCAATATCTTCTGCTTCTTTATGCGACAAACCTTTTTTCACAATGTGATGTATCAATCGTTTGTAGTGGTCAACATAAAGCGCTTTAATTCGCGCTTTATATTTTTCATCTTGTGACGACTGTTCGATTTTCCTTAATGTATTAGTCATTTAACAAATTACTTTCTCGAAGTTACCCTATAGTAACAGTAACGAACGAGTTATTGTTTTTGGGAATAAATAATTTAAAATTCTAAAATACTGCTATTTCATCTATGTATAATGGTAAAAGTGGTATTTGAGCATCTAGAGATTGTTTTTTGTTTACTGCTACGACTCTTAAATACTGTGTAGCGATTGTCGTAAATGTAATATCAATGACGGGGCCATGAATATCATTGTTACTTAGCATTTTAATCAATTGCCAATTAATCCCATCAACAGAGCTATGTATTTCAACACTTTCTGGAGGCACCAGTTGTCTATGCCTGCCTGCATCGATACCAAAAACAACACGGAAAACTTGCGTTATCTCTTCAAAGTTAATGACAGCATCTAAGTTTTTTGCTTCAAAAATAGTATATTTATTAACATCATAATATTGATCAAACGCGAAAATACCGTCATTAATTCGATGTGCAGTATTCTCAACAGGTGCATATTTAAAACTGATCGGCTTATTAATCGCTTTATGCGGTGCGACTGTTAAATGTACTGATTTTGAACGTTCACCTTTGTTTCTAGTGTGTGCTTTAATCGTGTGTAAACGAGCACCACTGACATCAATAGTCTGTACGTTAGCGTATGTTCGACTATTGTTCGTATTGTTGTCATGTTCGATAACCAATTGCCTTTCTTTGTTAAGTTGAGCAAAAGACACCGATACTTGCTTTGTAGTAGCGTTCACCTTTTTAACCCAAGGGACTAAATAAGATTTACTGCTATTAATTCCCATTGCGTGATAACGATCAGATAGCGCTGCTAACTGTTCATTAAATCGAGCCCAGCTTTTATTAGTAGACCATGCAACCTCTGCAAGTGCAGCTAATCTTGGAAAGATCATATACTGCGCATGTTGCTCTGTTTTTATATATTCTGTCCATAGTGCGCCTTGAACGCCGATTATATTTTGGCGCTGCTCAGGTGTTAACTGTTCAGGCATTACATTAAATTGATAAACCTTCTCTATCGGCAAGAAACCATGAATTGCTTTAGGTTCGTCAATAGAACGAGATTGATATGCGTCAAAATAAGTGAACTGATAAGGTGTCATTACTACTTTGTTACCGCGTTTAGCTGCTTCTATACCTCCTTCAGTTCCGCGCCAAGAAGTGATAAGCGCTGTGTTTGGTGCGCCTCCTTCTAAAATCTCATCCCAGCCAACGGCTACTTTATCTAGCTCGGTTAAAATATTCGTTACTCTGTGAATAAAATAGCTTTGCAATTGTTCGCCCGACGTAATATTCAACGTTCGCATTAGCTTTTGCACTGAATTACTTTCTAACCATTGTTTTTTAATCACTTCGTCGCCGCCGATATGAATATACTTACTAGGGAAAAGACTCGCTACTTCCTGAAATACATCAGCTAAAAAATTCATTGTTTTCTCTGTTGGACAAAGTACCTGTTCGAAGATACCAAAATGACTTTCAACGCTAATATTATTACCATGACAGGAAAATTCGGGATAGGCAGCAAGTATCGCCGTTGAATGTCCAGGAACATCAATTTCTGGAATTACCTCAACATGCCTGATCGCTGCGTATTCAACAATTTCTTTAATTTGGGCTTGTGTATAGAAGCCACGATGCGGTAAATCATCGTATAAAGGTTGATAGTCGTATGTATGTCCTACAACGGTTTTATTACGCGCGCTTCCAATAGAAGTTAATCTAGGAAACGATTTAATCTCAATTCGCCAACCTTGATCATCCGTTAAGTGCCATTGAAACTTGTTAAACTTATGATGTGATAACCAATCAATGTATCGCTTTACAAAGTCAACGTCATAAAAATGTCTACTGACATCTAAATGCATGCCACGATATTGATGGGCGGGTTTATCTTTAATAATAACGTTAGGGATCAACCAAGCAGACCGATTAATAGGTGTTTTTGTTTCAATGTCAGCGTCTAATAATTGCCTCAATGTTTGGCTTGCGTAGAAGAGCCCTTTGGGGGTACTCGCTTTTAGCAAAACAATGTTGTCAGTTACATCAATGGTGTAGCCTTCAAGGTGGCTAATTGTTTTATCTATAACAAAACGCAATTGGTTTTTCTTAGGGGTTTCTGACAGTGGAAATAAGTACCCAGTTGTTGGCTGAACTTCTTGAGAAAAGAGCATTGCAGTTGCATGTGCCCCTTTCTCATTAACATAAATACTCGTACGACTATTTAAGCTAAAGTGGCCTGATTGCCAACGAACTTCCTCAGGGTATGGGAATAGTACAGGTAACTTATGCTGTGCAGCAAACGCTGGACTTTTAAAAATAATGAAAATTAACGCAATTAGATATTTCACAATTTATTCCTAAAATAAAAAGCCCGCAGTTACCTGCGGGGGCAATAAAAATAATGGGCGTTGAAAAATAATAACAACGCATCTATGCCTTAAACGTGTGTAAAGTTAGAAATTAATAGTGACAGAAGCTGTTAATGTTCGGCCAAGAATGGGACGCGCGTAATAATACTCGTAACCGGCCTGCTCATCATTAATCGCTCTGGGGTTTCCTTCGGTAAGGCCAATCTCGTCAGTTAAATTGGTTGCTTTAACATGTAAATTAACATTATCTGAAAACGCATAGTTAACACCCGCATCAAATGTAGTGTACGCGGGTAGTTCAAATTGATTTTGACCATCAGAAAAACGATCGCCAATATGATGTACCGTCAGATAAGCATTACCATTATCAAAATAATAGGTTGGCGTTACTCGTAACTGTATTTTTGGTGTGCGCTTAACTTGATTTCCTTCCCAACTTGAAAAGTTACCGGTAAACCCTTCCATTTCTGGTCTTTGCACTACACCCGCAACTTCAACATTTATATTGCTTGTAGGGCGCCAGCTTACTTCATACTCTATACCTTTTGTGACCGTATCTATAGTTTGATTGGCAACAGTGCCATCAGCCCCCGTAAAATTACGCTCCGTTAAATCTTTAAATTTAGTATTAAATAGCGTAATTGACGTACCAAAATCTTGGCTAGCATAACGTACACCTAATTCTGAAAAGGTAAGATTAACAACGTCATTAAAGTTGGCACTTTCACCGGCATGAATCGTTTGTCCGTGACTTAATAATCGAGGCATTTCAAATGCATCTGCATATCGACCGAATGTTGATACATTATCATTAAATTTATAATTAAAACCGACTGTCCAAGCTGTTTCCGTTTCACTAAGTGATTTTTTGTAAAATTCGTTTGATGGCGCATCTGTATAGTTATTTGCCAAATTGTTATCGATATCTTGACCATATTCGTCAAAAGCACCGTTAACAGGTAGCGCAAACATTGTGCCTGATGCTGTACTATCTAAATCAAGCCACTCTATTCTTATACCCGCATCTAAACGTAGGTTTTCAGTGGCCTGATATTGTTCATTAACAAATAATGAATGTGAACTCGACTCACCATAAGCGGTTGCCTGCCCCCACCCAGGTGCATAACCTGTAGAGCCATTATCAGTTAACTGACCAATAACATTATTTTCATCATCAACGGCAACGATATCGAGCAACCGAGCATTGTTTGAGACATCTGTTAAGAAAAATGATTCCCATTTATCAACAGGTAGGTCATCAGCATCAACAAACGCATACAACCAACCAGCGGTTAAACTATGACGGTCATTTTCGTAAGTTAAACTTAACTTTGAGACAAATTGATCTGCTTCATATCTTGAAAATAATGGATAGCTTGTTGTTACCAATCCATTGCCGTTTAAAGTACTTGGATCTTCTACCAGTTGCTGAGTATCAACATATCTTAGTTTTGCTGACGTAGCACCTTGATTTGCGAACTGTTCAACCAACGCTTTTGCATCGTCAGCAAGTAACCTCGATTGCGCTTCAACTAAGGTTGAATTATCAAAATTCAACAATATGTACATATCATTTTCAAACTTTGAATATCGCGCAGCTGCATCAAGATATAAATTATCCGTTAGATCAAGTTCTAAATGGGCTCCCAATGTACTGTGAATAGTGTGTTGACCATCTTTTAAATCACGAGTCTTATAGCTTCCATCTTGTTTTAAGTATTTTAATTTTCGCTGACCATTACCAATCATCGTATCACTTTGCGGATCAAAGCCAGGAATTCCTTTAGGATTACTCTGATCTTGCAAAGGAATAGGCACAAAAAACGTTGTATGATCATCTAAGTGCTTTGCAGATATAGTTAATTGACCACGATCTAAATCTCGCACTAAATTTACTCGTAGTTGGCCGCCTCTGTCAGCAGTAAACTGTGTATCACGCACACCATCTGATTGTCTGTAGAAACCTCCAATTAGCATTTTCCAATCATCAGATATTGGCCCACTATAAAAACCTTCTGCTCGATACATACCATAGTCAGTTGCACTGAGCTTTAAGGCGCCTTCATTAATGTCATCCGGTTTTTTAGTTATAAAATTAACAAGTGCAGCTGGTCCATTAGTAGTTAACAAACCACTTGTGCCTCCTCGAACCGCCTCCATAGTTTGAATTGTAATGTCTTGACGCTGATAAAAATCAACCCATACACCATCATACACTACGGGCAACCCGTCTTCTTGAACGCCAATATATCTAAAGCCTTCACCACCTCTTAAACCACGCGGTGCAACATTATTGTTAGTCTCTCCGCCAGAATCTTCAACCCAAAACCCGGGAATAACTTCTAATAAGTCCGCTGTTCCTAAAGGCATCTCTCTCGCTAGTTGTTCTTCATTTAATGTAGTTATCGACACTGACGATTCTAATTTAGTAACGCCTCTCCCCGTAGAACCAGTTACAACAATTTTTTCTAAATCTAATAACGCTTTATTTTCTTTTTGTTTTACTTGCTCTTCAGCGAGTGTAACGTTTGTTGAAGCAATGGTAGTAGCTAAAGCAAGTGCTATAGGTGATATTTTTGTATTTAGTTTCACAGAAGATTTCCTCAAGGTTCCCAATTAAATTAAACAAGGTGAAATGACACATAATATTTGTGCCGCTCGAGGGTATTAACGAATGATGAGAACGTTTTGGGAGTTAAATTTTTAATTTTATTAACAGTGACACATGAAACCACTGCTACGTCGTATATGTGAACAAAATTGAAATATTAAATTTTATCAATAGAAGTAAAGAGTTAACTAGAACATCAATCTAATACTGAGAGAAAAGCTTTAAATCATTTATTCCTGGAACGTATACTTTTTAAACAAAGAGATTTAATTTCGATGAAAAAGATATAGCTAATGGTACCCGGGGCCGGACTTGAACCGGCACGCTGTTACCAGCGAGGGATTTTAAATCCCTTGTGTCTACCAATTCCACCACCCGGGCATAAAGGGAGTTTTTTATAGTAGGTATTGGTTTGACCTACTCTCTTACCTTCAACTACCAGTAAGAAATTGGAGCGGCTAACGA containing:
- a CDS encoding TonB-dependent receptor encodes the protein MKLNTKISPIALALATTIASTNVTLAEEQVKQKENKALLDLEKIVVTGSTGRGVTKLESSVSITTLNEEQLAREMPLGTADLLEVIPGFWVEDSGGETNNNVAPRGLRGGEGFRYIGVQEDGLPVVYDGVWVDFYQRQDITIQTMEAVRGGTSGLLTTNGPAALVNFITKKPDDINEGALKLSATDYGMYRAEGFYSGPISDDWKMLIGGFYRQSDGVRDTQFTADRGGQLRVNLVRDLDRGQLTISAKHLDDHTTFFVPIPLQDQSNPKGIPGFDPQSDTMIGNGQRKLKYLKQDGSYKTRDLKDGQHTIHSTLGAHLELDLTDNLYLDAAARYSKFENDMYILLNFDNSTLVEAQSRLLADDAKALVEQFANQGATSAKLRYVDTQQLVEDPSTLNGNGLVTTSYPLFSRYEADQFVSKLSLTYENDRHSLTAGWLYAFVDADDLPVDKWESFFLTDVSNNARLLDIVAVDDENNVIGQLTDNGSTGYAPGWGQATAYGESSSHSLFVNEQYQATENLRLDAGIRIEWLDLDSTASGTMFALPVNGAFDEYGQDIDNNLANNYTDAPSNEFYKKSLSETETAWTVGFNYKFNDNVSTFGRYADAFEMPRLLSHGQTIHAGESANFNDVVNLTFSELGVRYASQDFGTSITLFNTKFKDLTERNFTGADGTVANQTIDTVTKGIEYEVSWRPTSNINVEVAGVVQRPEMEGFTGNFSSWEGNQVKRTPKIQLRVTPTYYFDNGNAYLTVHHIGDRFSDGQNQFELPAYTTFDAGVNYAFSDNVNLHVKATNLTDEIGLTEGNPRAINDEQAGYEYYYARPILGRTLTASVTINF